CTTTTTTAATTTTTAGTTATTTTTATTTTTAGAATATTATCGTCTTTCTTATCAAAAGTTATATCTTTAATCTTAAAATCATATTTTTTTAATTTTTCATCTATCTCCTGGGACAATTTTCTAACTAATATTTCCATTTTTAAATTTATCAAATAATCACCTCTAAATATTACTTTTTGTTTTTTCTTCTAAATTCCCAAGGAGGTGTTGGATTTTTTTCTTGCCATAAACCTAATCCTTCTAATTTAGCTTTTTCTTGGGCTGCTGCAAATTCTAAATTATCTTTAGAGTACTGTTTATACCACCAAGCATTTCCAGTTTCTATCATGTATAAATTTAAATTTTTGCCTTCGTAGAAAACTTCCCCAACAACTCTTCCATATTGATCCTTATCTTTTTCTTTTACTTCAACTATTTTTCCATCTATCATTTTTTTTAAAACATCTAAAGATTTTATTCCATACTCTTGCTTTTTCTCTGGAGCATCTACACCATAAAACCTAACTCTAACTTTTTCTCCATCTTTTAAAACTGTTATAGTATCTCCATCTGCAACTTTTATTACTTTTCCGGTAAAAGCAAAAGATAGTGTGGCTAATAAAAAAGTTAGTAATAAGATAATTAATTTTTTCATAAACTCTCCTCCAATTAATAATTTTAGTTACTATATAAGTATAACATTTTTTATGTTTTTCCTTCAAATTTTAGTTAAAAAAGTTTAATTAATTAGTTAAAATAAAACTTGATTTTTTATAAAAATGAAGTATACTTTAATAATTTAAATTTTTTAGTTGAGCACTTTTCAATTTAAAGAATTACTAAAAAATCAATTAGGAGGATTTTGTGGAATCAAATAACACTTTTTTTTCAAAAAAATGTAAACAAAGCAATTTTATTACCAGGACAACTGAATTAGAAAATTTTACTTCTCTTGAAGATATTACATTCGCACTCATTCAAAATGTTTTAGCTTCTAATAAAACCTTTATAAACAGATTAGATGAAGAAAATAATGCTATTACAAATGAAGCCTTTGAAAATCTTACTGACTCTATTAGAGAAATCGGATTATTAAATCCAATTTATCTTTTAAAAACTGAAAAAAATAATTATATTATAGTTAGCGGTTGGAGAAGATTTCACGCTTTAAAAGAAATCTATAAAACTGATACAAACAAAGTTTTTTCTCAAAAAGCAGTTATATTAAAAAAAGAAACACCTCCAAAACTTTTAGAAACAATTTCAATAAACGAAAATACAAAAAGAAAAGATTTGACACTTTTAGAACTTAGTTACAAATTTAATAACCTATCCAAAACCAACGGTATTTCCATTGAAGATTGTCTGAAAAAATTTAATATCGGAAGGTCCCAATTTCATGCCATTAAAAAAGCTATGGATTTTTTTCCAATTATAAAAGAAAAATTTCTTGAAATTACCGGTCCTGTCAAAGCCAATTTCTTAAATAAAATTTTAGAAAAATTATTAATAATATATCCTGAATCTAAAGCAAATTCTTTAATTCTTGAATATTCAAAGAAAAGTAGAGAAAGTTTAAAAAATATTTTAAAAGAACTAACAGAAGATACGACTAAAAAAAATAATAGTTTTGAAATTAAAAAAAATAACAAGATGACTATTCTTAAAATCAAAGAAACCCTTACAGAGGAAGACCATATGAAAATCGAGATTTTTTTCAAAGAGTTATTTAACAAACAATAACCTAATAAAAAAGAGTCTTAAAGATTTTAACTTTTAAGACTCAATTTTTTTTATTTATTAATATCTCTATTTATTTAAAATTTTGTTTATTTTTTCCAAATATTTTTGTAACTCTATTTTTTCTTTTTCTTTTAAAGTTTCTATTTTTCTATTAAAGTCTACAAATAATGTACTATAATTTTTAAAATCAAAATCTGTTGTATTTGAATATTCCTCTATTTTAGAAATTTCAGTTTTATCTTTTAATAAATTTACAATTTCCTCACAAGTAGCTCCATTATTTATATTATTTATATATTTTGTTTTATCTTCTTCCGAATATAATATGTCTATATATTTCTGTGGCATTATAGCGATAGATTCTTTATTCTTTACAAGTAAATATAATTCATATCTTTTTCTATATCTTAAAGCAGTTTTTTTATTGATTCCATTTAATTGTAGCCATTTTTCGTATAACCCATCATACTTACTTCCCGATTTAGATAATTTTTCAAAAACAGAAGTAAAAATTTCTCCAAGTGAAAGAGCATTTTTTATTTGCAAATTGATTAAAGAAGATGTTTTTGAAATTAACATATCAGTAATTTCTTTATCATCTGTTAAACTTTTAATTAAATCTAAATTTACAATTGAATCTATTTTATAATTATGTTCTTCTTTGTTTACATTTGTTTTATCAATTGAACTTTGAAGCATATTTTTTATTTCTAATCTAACTTTACTCACTAATTTCCCTCCTAAAAAAAGCTAGGGACAAGTTGTCCCTTACTTTTTAAATTACTTTTAATATTTCTAAAAATATATTTTGAACTTTTTTAGCTGCGACATTATTATATTCCCAAATAGTTTTTCTATTTTGAATCATTAACTCAATAAAAGTTAAGCTTTCAATTGGGTCAGTAAATAGTATTGGAGTTCCATCTAAATCATTTTTTAATTCTGTATAATTAGTTTTATGAACTGATGAAGATGATTTGTATCTATTTGTTACTATTGCTTTAACCTTAGATACATCAATTGTTTTTAAAAGTTCTAAAATACTTTCAGTTGTTAATTCATCTGCATAACTAGGAATTATAATATCATCAGATAATTTTAAAAATATTTCATCTATTTTTAAAGTTGGGATACTATCTACTAATATATAATCAAATTCATTTTTAACTCTTTCTATAAAGCTAACAATTTCTTTTAAAAATAAATTAGAAAACTTAACATCTTCTAGTGGTAAAAAATAAAGATTACTTCTCAATCTAAAGTACTCTCCATCTTTTTTTAAAACTTCTGCTTTAAGACCTTTTTTAAATGTTTTATCTCCTTTAAATAAAAAGTTAAAAACATTGTTTTGAGGATCAGATGTTAGTATTAAAACTTTTTTATCTCCATAAGCTAACCCTGCAGCTAATTGAGTTGTTATGAATGTTTTCCCTACTCCACCTTTATTATTTTTAATTGTAATTACTTTACCCATGAATCGCCCCTTTATTTAAATAATTAAATTATAATTTTTTTCTTAAATATATAATAAACTAAATACTCTTTGTTTACAATTATTTTTGATAAATTTTTGAAAAAATAATTAGATATAGAATTTAAATTTTATATTGTCTAAAAATTTATCTATTAAAATTAACAGAATTAATTTTAATAACATTTCTGTTTGTTTTTGTTACTATTTATTGAACTAAATAAGTTATAGTTTTTAAGTTTGAATTAAATATTATAAAAAATAATAATTATTTCAGAGTAATTATTGTTAAAGACGAAATACTTTTTTTTAAATTTTTTACATTGTATATAGTTGTTTATATTGTAAATATTGTATATATTGTTATGTACACTAAAAAACATCAAAAAATACCACTTTAGCCCTTGATTTTATTGAGGATTAACCAAAA
This genomic window from Candidatus Cetobacterium colombiensis contains:
- a CDS encoding thermonuclease family protein translates to MKKLIILLLTFLLATLSFAFTGKVIKVADGDTITVLKDGEKVRVRFYGVDAPEKKQEYGIKSLDVLKKMIDGKIVEVKEKDKDQYGRVVGEVFYEGKNLNLYMIETGNAWWYKQYSKDNLEFAAAQEKAKLEGLGLWQEKNPTPPWEFRRKNKK
- a CDS encoding ParB/RepB/Spo0J family partition protein produces the protein MESNNTFFSKKCKQSNFITRTTELENFTSLEDITFALIQNVLASNKTFINRLDEENNAITNEAFENLTDSIREIGLLNPIYLLKTEKNNYIIVSGWRRFHALKEIYKTDTNKVFSQKAVILKKETPPKLLETISINENTKRKDLTLLELSYKFNNLSKTNGISIEDCLKKFNIGRSQFHAIKKAMDFFPIIKEKFLEITGPVKANFLNKILEKLLIIYPESKANSLILEYSKKSRESLKNILKELTEDTTKKNNSFEIKKNNKMTILKIKETLTEEDHMKIEIFFKELFNKQ
- a CDS encoding ParA family protein — protein: MGKVITIKNNKGGVGKTFITTQLAAGLAYGDKKVLILTSDPQNNVFNFLFKGDKTFKKGLKAEVLKKDGEYFRLRSNLYFLPLEDVKFSNLFLKEIVSFIERVKNEFDYILVDSIPTLKIDEIFLKLSDDIIIPSYADELTTESILELLKTIDVSKVKAIVTNRYKSSSSVHKTNYTELKNDLDGTPILFTDPIESLTFIELMIQNRKTIWEYNNVAAKKVQNIFLEILKVI